In Zingiber officinale cultivar Zhangliang chromosome 3B, Zo_v1.1, whole genome shotgun sequence, a single window of DNA contains:
- the LOC122054944 gene encoding multicystatin-like: MEGRKEGDQLTYIVARFAIDEHNKKQNALMEFARVVKAREQVVARTLHHLTVEAVEGGEKKLYEAKVRVKPWLNFKQVEEFKHVGEQDGKDSNQKTQGQKYTNFSCTDCNTEPSAHTINVPKSGKLKDLIQVLGVASSLRDDESLLIVEVYANCIIRFLDEPSDLISLIPKDAEKSPVVIFAHQRLEE; this comes from the exons atggaaggaaggaaggaaggagatCAG ttaacctATATCGTCGCTCGCTTCGCCATCGACGAGCACAACAAGAAACAG AATGCGCTTATGGAGTTTGCACGTGTTGTGAAGGCGAGGGAGCAGGTTGTCGCTAGAACTCTGCATCACTTGACTGTGGAGGCAGTTGAGGGAGGGGAGAAGAAGCTGTATGAGGCCAAAGTGCGGGTGAAGCCATGGCTTAATTTCAAACAGGTCGAAGAATTCAAGCATGTTGGCGAACAAG ATGGTAAAGATTCAAACCAAAAAACGCAAGGTCAAAAATATACGAATTTTTCATG TACTGATTGTAATACTGAGCCATCTGCTCACACAATAAATGTGCCCAAATCTGGGAAACTGAAGGACCTTATTCAGGTTCTAGGTGTTGCTTCTTCATTGAGAGACGATGAGAGTCTATTGATTGTTGAG GTTTATGCTAATTGCATTATCCGTTTTCTGGATGAACCATCAGATTTAATATCCCTGATACCAAAAGATGCTGAAAAATCTCCAGTTGTGATTTTTGCACACCAAAGATTGGAAGAGTGA
- the LOC122054945 gene encoding NAD(P)H-quinone oxidoreductase subunit S, chloroplastic-like, translating to MATSIPIHTTLNPRLLSRNSTFLQQATPLTRSSFTFTPFAKLDLSETMGGRGLCNSERGILHELQRTTIEQPPLPPLASPLAPAPPSAVGVDEGAFEKELFDLTGCFPGGEKGLKDFIQQNPSPSEAKARAGGEESIAVLLARAKPKLPKLPLFLPGMIVIVKNPKNPFHMYSGIVQRVTDGKAGVLFEGGNCIYHLCCGFS from the coding sequence atggCGACTTCGATTCCCATCCACACTACACTCAACCCTCGCCTTCTCTCTCGCAACTCCACCTTCCTCCAGCAGGCCACCCCTCTGACCCGCTCCTCTTTCACTTTCACCCCCTTCGCCAAGCTCGACCTCTCGGAGACCATGGGTGGCCGCGGCCTCTGCAACAGCGAGCGAGGCATCCTCCACGAGCTCCAGCGGACCACCATTGAACAGCCACCTTTGCCTCCTCTCGCCTCCCCACTTGCTCCTGCCCCGCCTTCTGCCGTCGGCGTGGACGAAGGCGCTTTCGAAAAGGAGCTCTTCGACCTCACTGGATGCTTCCCAGGCGGCGAAAAGGGCCTCAAAGACTTCATCCAGCAGAACCCCTCTCCTTCCGAGGCAAAGGCAAGGGCGGGCGGCGAGGAGAGCATCGCGGTGTTGCTGGCGCGGGCGAAGCCGAAGCTCCCCAAGCTTCCCCTTTTCCTGCCGGGGATGATCGTGATTGTGAAGAACCCCAAGAACCCTTTCCACATGTACAGTGGGATCGTGCAGAGGGTCACCGACGGGAAGGCCGGTGTGCTCTTCGAAGGGGGGAATTGCATCTATCATTTATGCTGCGGTTTTTCTTAG
- the LOC122054946 gene encoding 40S ribosomal protein S21-like has protein sequence MANECCSIQLIDGDGVFNVTSLEHFMKSVKLAEHGFSYAVVSIMGPQSSGYVYYKGSDITFKMQNEAGEMMNLYILRKCSATNRLITAKDHASIQINIGHLDDNGVYTGQYTTFALSGFIRAQGKVASLNICDVKCSDQ, from the exons ATGGCTAATGAATGTTGCTCTATCCAACTGATTGACGGAGATGGTGTATTCAATGTCACGAGTCTTGAACACTTTATGAAGTCAGTGAAGTTGGCAGAGCATGGATTCTCCTATGCTGTAGTTTCTATCATGGGTCCACAAAGTAGTG GCTATGTTTATTATAAG GGAAGCGATATCACTTTCAAGATGCAGAACGAAGCGGGTGAAATGATGAATCTTTATATCCTTAGAAAATG TTCTGCTACGAACAGACTAATCACTGCCAAGGATCACGCATCCATCCAAATCAATATTGGACACTTGGATGATAATGGAGTGTACACCGGCCAGTATACCACTTTTGCTCTTTCTGGCTTTATTCGTGCTCAG GGAAAAGTGGCAAGCTTGAACATTTGTGATGTTAAGTGTTCAGATCAATAA